One stretch of Cyanobium sp. Tous-M-B4 DNA includes these proteins:
- a CDS encoding DUF305 domain-containing protein, giving the protein MPSLAASLLLAGILTAPALAQGDPHQHHRNHHQHHQAAPAAAPQSQGHGSHASHSHDVGPAGATYDLRWLDAMVQHHTGALRMSEFVFNIDHPGVGALANGIWREQAREIRAMGLWRKSWYPEAPVYPVALRPGGDPNSMSSLERMGAAQIQAMQMMGSTPTKANRVVWFLEGMIAHHGGALQMGHDALNKSSNPTVRRLARQIIVAQRAEIIELRRMLRLEGLIKPEYSQYDALFRF; this is encoded by the coding sequence ATGCCTTCCCTTGCTGCATCGCTCTTGCTTGCCGGGATCTTGACCGCCCCAGCCCTGGCCCAAGGCGATCCCCACCAGCACCATCGAAACCACCATCAGCACCATCAGGCCGCCCCTGCTGCAGCTCCCCAAAGCCAGGGGCATGGCAGCCACGCCAGCCATAGCCATGACGTTGGCCCAGCCGGTGCCACCTACGACCTGCGCTGGCTCGACGCAATGGTGCAGCACCACACCGGTGCGCTGCGGATGAGTGAGTTTGTGTTCAACATCGACCACCCCGGGGTGGGCGCCCTGGCCAACGGCATCTGGCGCGAGCAGGCCCGCGAGATCAGGGCCATGGGCCTGTGGCGCAAGTCCTGGTATCCAGAGGCGCCGGTGTATCCCGTGGCCCTCAGGCCGGGCGGTGATCCCAACTCCATGAGCAGCCTGGAGCGCATGGGCGCTGCCCAGATCCAGGCGATGCAGATGATGGGCTCCACCCCCACCAAAGCCAACCGGGTGGTGTGGTTTCTAGAAGGAATGATCGCCCACCACGGCGGTGCCCTGCAGATGGGCCACGACGCCCTCAACAAGAGCAGCAATCCCACCGTGCGCCGACTGGCTCGGCAGATCATTGTGGCGCAGCGCGCTGAAATCATCGAGCTGCGCCGCATGCTGCGCCTGGAGGGATTGATCAAGCCGGAGTACAGCCAATACGACGCACTCTTTCGCTTCTAA
- a CDS encoding NADPH-dependent FMN reductase, producing the protein MSTSTSTDVLVIAASNGHNLQLAERFAAAARQQGQSAAVLDLTTINLPLFTPRAQLAGTPPVLAALETQLAAAQRWVICSPEYNGSIPPVLTSAIAWLSVQGSDFRTLFNGRPVVIATHSGGAGHGVLTAMRLQLAHLGAHVVGRQLSSNSDNPAKDDSIADLITRLHQLHIAQP; encoded by the coding sequence ATGAGTACCTCAACCTCCACAGATGTGCTGGTGATCGCCGCTAGCAACGGCCATAACCTCCAGCTGGCTGAGCGCTTCGCAGCGGCCGCCCGCCAGCAGGGCCAAAGCGCTGCTGTGCTCGATCTCACCACCATCAACCTGCCCCTGTTCACCCCGCGAGCCCAACTCGCCGGCACACCCCCAGTGTTGGCGGCGTTAGAGACCCAGCTGGCTGCCGCTCAGCGCTGGGTGATCTGCTCGCCGGAATACAACGGCTCGATCCCGCCGGTGCTCACCAGCGCCATCGCCTGGCTGTCGGTGCAGGGCAGCGACTTCCGGACCCTTTTCAACGGCCGCCCCGTGGTGATCGCCACCCACTCCGGCGGCGCCGGCCATGGCGTGCTGACGGCAATGAGGCTGCAGCTGGCCCATCTCGGTGCCCATGTGGTGGGTCGCCAGCTGTCGAGCAACAGCGACAATCCCGCCAAGGACGACTCCATCGCTGATCTGATCACGCGACTGCACCAGCTCCATATTGCCCAACCATGA
- a CDS encoding DUF3721 domain-containing protein: protein MDLFPMTSRMALIALALAALPLASRAHPKGIHDTQQQAEQRAKELGCTGTHLNSGKWMPCSNEATLHQHLRHH from the coding sequence ATGGATCTCTTCCCCATGACTAGCCGCATGGCCCTGATCGCCCTGGCCCTGGCGGCATTGCCGCTGGCCAGCCGCGCCCACCCCAAGGGCATTCATGACACCCAGCAGCAGGCCGAGCAACGGGCCAAGGAACTCGGCTGCACAGGCACTCACCTGAACAGCGGTAAGTGGATGCCCTGCAGCAATGAGGCAACCCTGCACCAGCACCTGCGTCACCACTAA
- a CDS encoding DUF305 domain-containing protein → MANTDPPRRSFGRPALLLLATGGILTVSLWAGGRCLSQGWSGDGMPGHGGGVGGPGQIGMGYSDQHFIVMMIPHHDGAIAMADLALTRAKRPEIKALAKSIKVSQTRENAQMRDWYWKWFGQDVSNWGLGTGWGWQNGMGMGMGMRGGMGGGAMGGGTNLSALSAAPDFDRAFIEQMIPHHQMGVMMASMAQTNSQHPELRQLQQAMVRVQSDEIQQMTQWYRSWYGTP, encoded by the coding sequence ATGGCTAACACCGATCCACCCCGAAGAAGCTTCGGACGGCCAGCCCTGCTGCTGCTGGCCACGGGAGGCATCCTCACGGTCTCCCTTTGGGCTGGCGGCCGGTGCCTATCCCAGGGTTGGAGCGGTGACGGCATGCCCGGGCATGGAGGAGGCGTGGGGGGCCCCGGCCAGATAGGGATGGGTTATTCGGATCAGCACTTCATCGTGATGATGATCCCCCACCACGACGGGGCGATCGCCATGGCCGACCTCGCCCTTACCCGCGCCAAGCGGCCCGAGATCAAGGCCCTAGCGAAGAGCATCAAGGTCAGTCAGACGCGCGAGAACGCCCAGATGCGCGACTGGTATTGGAAGTGGTTCGGCCAGGATGTATCGAACTGGGGACTGGGAACAGGCTGGGGCTGGCAGAACGGCATGGGCATGGGGATGGGAATGAGAGGGGGTATGGGTGGGGGCGCCATGGGCGGGGGGACGAACCTCTCTGCCTTGAGCGCAGCCCCGGACTTCGACCGTGCCTTCATCGAGCAGATGATTCCCCACCACCAGATGGGCGTGATGATGGCCTCGATGGCCCAGACCAATTCCCAGCACCCGGAGCTTCGTCAGTTGCAGCAGGCGATGGTGCGGGTGCAGAGCGATGAAATCCAGCAGATGACCCAGTGGTATCGCAGCTGGTACGGCACACCCTGA
- the rppB gene encoding two-component system sensor histidine kinase RppB, which yields MSQLLSPVPQLLWRARLRLAGLSLLVMGTVLYGAGFCMGQLLLQTQEAAIKRELETLAGTLHDSLKPALPHDARPSASLAAVLPGLCLAGEPCRPPADLIHRHAISATDSDRFQLRVLDQNGTLIARSPGARQQEPRPGQLGWSLSGDRSTERWGAYTIHLHHAHGPGEPNWGYLQISRNLADLDAEAERLWWLGHAVFLLAMLAMAVASWWLAGLAMAPLLEAYRRQEQFSSDVAHELRTPLANLLAVVEAEHGAVAQTNQPAKASLNRVLAQGQRLQRLIADLLLLASLEQPACLETQESCRLAECLEDLIEDFGETAHARGVTLALQVPDPDRMVRGQKRELVRLFSNLLSNAIQHSPAGGVVLVELGQQGSNLRVAVSDQGPGIAACEQERIFERFYRSDASRSRQSGGTGLGLAIAQAIAGRHRGWLSVQSTPGAGSTFFLQLPALT from the coding sequence GTGAGTCAACTCCTCTCTCCAGTGCCGCAGTTGCTGTGGCGTGCCCGCCTACGGCTGGCCGGCCTATCGCTGTTGGTGATGGGCACCGTTCTCTACGGCGCTGGTTTTTGCATGGGCCAGCTGCTGCTGCAAACCCAAGAAGCAGCAATCAAAAGAGAGCTGGAAACCCTTGCCGGCACCCTGCACGACAGCCTCAAGCCCGCCCTGCCGCACGATGCCAGGCCCTCTGCTTCCCTTGCCGCTGTGTTGCCCGGGCTCTGCCTGGCCGGTGAGCCGTGCAGGCCCCCAGCCGATCTGATCCATCGCCACGCGATCAGTGCCACCGACTCCGACCGCTTTCAGCTGAGGGTGCTCGATCAGAACGGAACTTTGATAGCAAGGTCCCCCGGGGCTCGGCAGCAAGAGCCAAGGCCTGGGCAGCTGGGCTGGTCGCTATCAGGCGATCGCAGTACGGAGCGCTGGGGCGCGTACACCATCCACTTGCATCACGCCCATGGTCCAGGTGAGCCCAACTGGGGCTATCTGCAAATCTCCCGCAACCTGGCTGATCTTGATGCGGAGGCTGAGCGGTTGTGGTGGCTTGGGCATGCAGTTTTTCTCCTGGCGATGCTGGCGATGGCCGTAGCCAGCTGGTGGCTGGCGGGCCTGGCGATGGCGCCTCTGCTTGAGGCTTACCGCAGGCAGGAGCAGTTCAGCTCCGATGTGGCCCATGAGCTGCGTACGCCGCTGGCCAACCTGCTGGCGGTGGTGGAAGCCGAGCACGGCGCTGTGGCCCAGACCAATCAGCCGGCGAAGGCCAGCCTCAATCGGGTGCTGGCCCAGGGCCAGCGGTTGCAACGGCTAATCGCCGATCTGCTCCTGCTAGCCAGCCTGGAGCAACCCGCCTGCCTAGAGACGCAGGAGTCCTGCCGGCTCGCCGAGTGCCTGGAAGATCTGATTGAGGACTTCGGCGAAACAGCTCATGCCAGGGGGGTGACTCTGGCGCTGCAGGTCCCTGATCCTGATCGGATGGTGCGCGGACAGAAGCGAGAACTGGTTCGGCTGTTCTCCAACCTGCTCAGCAACGCCATCCAGCACAGCCCGGCCGGTGGCGTGGTGCTCGTCGAACTAGGCCAGCAGGGATCAAACCTGCGTGTCGCGGTGAGCGACCAAGGGCCAGGAATTGCTGCCTGCGAGCAGGAGCGCATCTTTGAGCGCTTCTATCGAAGTGATGCCAGTCGATCGCGCCAATCCGGCGGCACGGGGTTGGGCCTCGCCATTGCCCAGGCCATCGCCGGGCGTCATCGGGGCTGGCTCTCCGTGCAGAGCACCCCTGGCGCCGGCAGCACGTTTTTCCTTCAGCTGCCTGCACTTACTTGA
- a CDS encoding AbrB family transcriptional regulator, translated as MLTGPELLAKVKEMGDVSKSELVRECGYVSAKKDGSERLNFTAFYEALLGAKGVSLGSDTTGRGKGGRSLSYVATVQGNGNLLVGKAYTAVLDLLPGDEFEIKLGRKQIKLIPLGSTEEE; from the coding sequence ATGCTTACCGGTCCCGAACTGCTTGCCAAAGTCAAGGAAATGGGCGATGTGTCCAAGTCAGAGCTCGTGCGTGAGTGCGGCTATGTGAGCGCTAAAAAAGATGGCAGTGAGCGCCTCAACTTCACCGCTTTCTATGAGGCCCTGCTGGGTGCTAAGGGTGTAAGCCTCGGCAGCGATACCACCGGACGGGGCAAGGGTGGGCGCAGCCTTAGCTATGTCGCAACTGTTCAGGGCAACGGCAATCTGCTGGTGGGCAAGGCCTACACCGCCGTGCTCGACCTATTACCCGGCGATGAGTTCGAAATCAAGCTGGGCCGTAAGCAGATCAAGCTGATTCCCCTGGGCAGCACAGAAGAGGAGTGA
- a CDS encoding cupredoxin domain-containing protein, whose protein sequence is MLTLAAAAPLWRTIDQPVALKGLVAMVGLLLIAWQLWWFLGRHGGGVAARESEAGLQEITILVDGGYAPSRIKLKAGQPMRLAFHRVDPSSCLAQVIFPDFHKSLDLPLEATASLELPPTKAGVYSFHCGMNMVRGVLEVE, encoded by the coding sequence ATGCTGACCCTCGCTGCCGCAGCGCCCCTTTGGCGCACCATCGATCAACCCGTGGCCCTCAAAGGGCTGGTGGCCATGGTTGGCTTGCTTCTCATCGCCTGGCAGCTCTGGTGGTTCCTGGGTCGCCATGGTGGTGGCGTGGCAGCCCGCGAGAGCGAGGCAGGATTGCAGGAGATCACCATCCTTGTGGATGGCGGCTATGCACCCTCAAGAATCAAGCTGAAAGCCGGCCAGCCGATGCGGCTTGCCTTTCATCGGGTCGATCCGAGCAGCTGCTTGGCCCAGGTGATCTTCCCCGATTTCCACAAAAGCCTCGATCTGCCCCTTGAGGCAACCGCCAGCCTGGAGTTGCCCCCCACAAAAGCCGGCGTCTATTCCTTCCACTGCGGCATGAACATGGTGCGAGGAGTGCTGGAGGTGGAGTGA
- a CDS encoding pirin-like bicupin family protein, translating into MTSSSTPTTTAPGLVFRPAAERFHSQHDWLDSWHSFSFSSHYDQSWMGYGPLRVINTDVIAAGTGFGMHPHRDMEIITVMVEGQLNHCDSMGHAEVLRAGEVQCMSAGTGVVHSEINQGDKQCRLLQIWIEPSSTGIAPAYQQKAFAIGPGWTPLLDPEQADGAMAIHRPVRLWRAQPGAGETLSLALGTGRQGWIQLIDGAGEADGHALQQGDGLGYGAGKLDAFTAGSAGADLLLFELC; encoded by the coding sequence ATGACCTCCTCCTCCACGCCGACTACCACCGCCCCAGGCCTGGTATTTCGCCCGGCCGCCGAGCGCTTCCACAGCCAGCACGATTGGCTCGACAGCTGGCACAGCTTCTCCTTCTCCAGCCATTACGACCAGTCCTGGATGGGCTATGGCCCCCTGCGGGTGATCAACACCGACGTGATCGCCGCCGGCACTGGCTTCGGCATGCACCCCCACCGCGACATGGAGATCATCACGGTGATGGTGGAGGGCCAGCTCAACCATTGCGACTCGATGGGCCACGCCGAGGTACTGCGCGCCGGCGAGGTGCAGTGCATGAGTGCCGGCACAGGTGTGGTGCACAGCGAGATCAACCAGGGAGATAAGCAATGCCGGCTGCTGCAGATCTGGATTGAGCCCAGCAGCACTGGCATCGCCCCGGCCTACCAGCAGAAGGCGTTCGCCATCGGCCCTGGCTGGACGCCCCTGCTGGATCCCGAGCAGGCCGATGGCGCCATGGCGATCCACCGGCCGGTGCGTCTCTGGCGGGCTCAGCCCGGTGCAGGCGAGACCCTTAGCCTGGCCCTTGGCACAGGCCGCCAGGGCTGGATCCAGCTGATTGATGGGGCCGGGGAGGCCGATGGCCACGCCCTGCAGCAGGGTGATGGTCTGGGCTACGGCGCCGGCAAGCTGGATGCCTTCACCGCAGGGTCAGCTGGAGCAGACCTGCTGCTCTTTGAATTGTGTTGA
- the chrA gene encoding chromate efflux transporter encodes MSLKEASRFWLQLGLVSFGGPAGQIALLHRELVDRRRWLSERRFLHALNYCMVLPGPEATQLATYLGWLMNGVPGGLIAGGLFLAPSVLLLTTLATAYALWGQLPLLASVFVVLKPAVLAIVLVAAWRLGQRALRTPLLIGIATAAFLSLAVLRLPYPLVVVGAALSGLVAGRWRPGLLFAPTPPSPATQLSASTTETTALPQQEPVHGDQTSTPEHCRFSRRHLALILLVWGLAILIPLALLAAVGGWSGTLAVMARFFTRVALLSFGGAYAVLPYVAQGAVEQFGWLNASQMLDGLALGETTPGPLIMVVAFVGFMGGWNRGLGNGLADGIGDAGGSLSLAISATLVTVWFTFLPSFGFILTGAPLVEASRGDLRFGAPLTAITAAVVGVIGSLAAFFSGPVLWPLGAFSPTAALVVALGLLAQLKWRWSVLQVIGAAAASGACWAGLAQLVS; translated from the coding sequence GTGAGCCTGAAAGAGGCCTCTCGCTTCTGGCTGCAGCTGGGACTGGTGAGCTTTGGTGGGCCAGCGGGTCAAATTGCCCTCCTGCACCGGGAGCTCGTCGATCGCCGTCGCTGGCTTTCAGAGCGGCGCTTTCTGCACGCTCTCAACTACTGCATGGTGCTGCCGGGTCCGGAGGCCACCCAGCTGGCCACCTACCTGGGCTGGCTGATGAACGGGGTGCCGGGCGGCTTGATCGCTGGCGGACTTTTCCTGGCCCCATCGGTGCTGCTGCTCACCACCTTGGCCACTGCCTATGCGCTCTGGGGCCAGCTGCCGCTGCTGGCGAGTGTGTTCGTCGTGCTCAAGCCAGCCGTGCTGGCAATTGTGCTGGTGGCTGCCTGGCGGCTCGGCCAGCGGGCCCTACGCACACCCCTGCTGATCGGCATTGCTACCGCGGCGTTTCTGAGCCTGGCGGTGCTGCGCCTGCCCTATCCGCTGGTGGTAGTTGGGGCAGCTCTCAGCGGCTTAGTGGCGGGCCGCTGGCGACCTGGATTGTTATTTGCCCCAACTCCCCCCAGCCCAGCCACCCAGCTGAGCGCATCGACAACGGAAACCACTGCCCTTCCGCAACAAGAGCCAGTTCATGGCGACCAAACGTCCACACCCGAGCATTGCCGCTTCTCGCGCCGCCATCTGGCGCTCATTTTGCTGGTCTGGGGGCTGGCCATATTAATTCCCTTGGCCTTGCTTGCTGCCGTTGGCGGCTGGAGCGGCACCCTGGCAGTGATGGCTCGCTTCTTCACGCGCGTCGCCCTGCTCAGCTTTGGTGGGGCCTACGCCGTTCTGCCCTACGTAGCCCAAGGTGCCGTGGAGCAGTTCGGCTGGCTGAACGCCAGCCAGATGCTTGATGGTCTGGCCCTAGGGGAAACCACGCCTGGACCCTTGATCATGGTGGTGGCCTTCGTGGGCTTCATGGGCGGCTGGAACCGTGGCCTCGGTAACGGGCTCGCTGATGGCATTGGCGATGCGGGTGGCAGTTTGTCGCTGGCCATATCCGCCACCCTGGTCACCGTGTGGTTCACGTTTTTGCCGTCCTTCGGGTTCATACTCACTGGCGCACCTCTAGTAGAGGCCAGCCGCGGTGACCTGCGTTTTGGCGCGCCGCTCACGGCGATCACCGCAGCCGTTGTCGGGGTAATAGGAAGTTTGGCGGCGTTCTTCTCGGGTCCGGTTCTCTGGCCACTGGGAGCATTCAGTCCGACAGCAGCGCTGGTGGTGGCACTGGGGCTGCTGGCCCAACTCAAGTGGCGCTGGAGCGTTTTGCAGGTCATCGGTGCCGCAGCTGCCTCCGGAGCTTGCTGGGCTGGGCTGGCGCAGCTCGTGAGCTGA
- the rppA gene encoding two-component system response regulator RppA, producing MRILLVEDEADLASSIQTVLQRQGHVVDHCPGGLEGWNLLSGELDDGGGPRYELAIFDWMLPDLSGLELCRRARASDLGLPLLLLTARSDTADRVEGLDAGADDYLSKPFAMEELLARIRALQRRHPAYREPLLEAGCYCLDYSTGHLLVTTPTGQVSVELSAKEQQLMGYFLEHPSQIIPGSRLRNQLWDLHQDPVSNVVAAQVRLLRRKLASYDLTSPIETVPSKGYRFDPQAGLHT from the coding sequence CTGCGGATCCTGCTGGTGGAAGACGAGGCGGATCTGGCCTCCTCCATCCAGACCGTGCTGCAGCGCCAGGGCCATGTGGTGGATCACTGCCCGGGTGGCCTGGAGGGCTGGAACCTGCTCAGCGGTGAACTGGACGACGGCGGTGGCCCCCGCTATGAGCTGGCGATCTTCGATTGGATGCTGCCGGATCTGAGCGGCCTCGAACTCTGCCGCCGTGCCAGGGCCTCAGACCTGGGCCTGCCGTTGCTGTTGCTCACCGCCCGCAGCGACACGGCGGATCGAGTGGAGGGACTCGATGCCGGCGCAGACGATTACCTGAGCAAGCCCTTCGCGATGGAGGAGCTGCTGGCGCGGATCCGGGCGTTGCAGCGCCGCCACCCCGCTTACCGGGAGCCGCTGTTGGAGGCTGGCTGCTACTGCCTGGATTACTCCACAGGACACCTACTGGTGACCACACCAACAGGGCAGGTGAGCGTGGAGCTTTCGGCCAAGGAGCAGCAGCTGATGGGCTATTTCCTGGAACACCCCAGCCAGATCATTCCCGGTTCGCGGCTGCGAAATCAATTGTGGGACCTGCACCAGGACCCGGTGAGCAACGTGGTGGCGGCCCAGGTGAGGCTGCTGCGGCGCAAGCTGGCTAGCTATGACCTGACCTCCCCGATTGAAACGGTGCCCAGCAAGGGATATCGGTTTGATCCGCAGGCGGGACTGCATACGTGA
- a CDS encoding copper-translocating P-type ATPase, translated as MSAPSPGPPCCSAEGLAVSVDAMERELARERTLLRRKVSVAAVLTLLVMGSSLPHMLGLHSLPFLPLWFTSPWTQLVLTTPVLFWCGRDFLTGAVSAFRQHFADMNTLVAAGTGIAYLTSLFTTLFPQVLIAEGLPADVYYETVAVILTLVLLGRLLEARARGQTSEAIRRLLQLQPATARVLRDGQPVEVPVSMLVVGDLVQVRPGEKIPVDGEVCEGSSWVEESMLTGEPTPVAKAAGDAVIGASMNRSGSFTFRVSRVGANTVLAQIVELVRQAQSSRTQVQRLADQVVGWFVPVVIALAIAAFVVWFLISGNPVLAMLFLVSVLVIACPCALGLATPTSIMVASGKGAENGLIFRSAEALETAGKLRTIVLDKTGTLTRGQPEVTDFERLAGGVLLADTLLALTAALESRSEHPLAEAITTYARSQLKDSELPAVEGFESVAGRGVQGSIAGQQVRVGTPRWFKELGIDTAALKPLVERLEAAACSVAAVVVDGRIEACFGVADPLKASSAAAVAALQRLGLQVVMLSGDARRTAEVVADQVGIERVIAEVRPADKSSVIRKLQEQGEGPVAMVGDGINDAPALAQADVGIAMGTGTDVAIAASDITLISGNLAGVPAAIELSRAAMANIRQNLFFAFAYNVAGIPIAAGLLFPLTGWLLSPMIAGAAMAFSSLSVVSNALRLRNFRPARLPLANN; from the coding sequence ATGAGCGCCCCTTCCCCCGGCCCACCCTGCTGCTCAGCCGAGGGCCTAGCCGTTTCGGTGGACGCTATGGAGCGGGAGCTGGCCCGGGAGCGCACTTTGTTGCGCCGCAAGGTCAGCGTTGCTGCCGTCCTCACCCTCCTGGTGATGGGCTCCAGCCTGCCCCACATGCTGGGGCTTCACAGCCTTCCGTTCCTGCCGCTCTGGTTCACAAGCCCCTGGACCCAGCTGGTCCTCACCACACCAGTGTTGTTCTGGTGCGGGCGTGACTTCCTCACCGGCGCCGTCTCGGCTTTTCGGCAGCACTTCGCCGACATGAACACCCTGGTGGCGGCCGGCACCGGCATCGCTTACCTCACCTCGCTGTTCACCACCCTGTTCCCCCAGGTGCTGATCGCTGAAGGTCTGCCCGCCGACGTCTACTACGAAACCGTGGCGGTAATCCTGACCTTGGTGCTGCTGGGCCGGCTGCTGGAGGCCAGGGCCCGCGGTCAGACCTCAGAAGCAATCCGGCGGCTGCTGCAGCTGCAGCCCGCCACCGCCCGGGTGCTGCGGGATGGACAACCGGTTGAAGTTCCGGTGTCGATGCTGGTGGTCGGCGACCTGGTGCAGGTGCGTCCCGGCGAAAAGATCCCGGTGGACGGGGAGGTGTGCGAAGGCAGTTCCTGGGTGGAGGAGTCGATGCTCACCGGTGAACCCACCCCCGTGGCCAAAGCTGCCGGCGATGCCGTGATCGGCGCCTCGATGAACCGCAGCGGCAGTTTCACCTTCCGCGTCAGTCGGGTGGGGGCCAACACGGTGCTGGCCCAGATCGTGGAGCTGGTGCGCCAGGCCCAGAGCTCCCGCACCCAGGTGCAGCGCCTGGCTGATCAGGTGGTCGGCTGGTTCGTGCCTGTGGTGATCGCCCTGGCTATTGCCGCCTTCGTGGTCTGGTTCTTGATCAGCGGCAATCCCGTGCTGGCGATGCTGTTTCTGGTGAGCGTGCTGGTGATCGCCTGCCCTTGTGCCCTGGGCCTGGCCACCCCCACGTCGATCATGGTGGCCTCCGGCAAGGGGGCGGAGAACGGCCTGATCTTCCGCAGCGCCGAAGCCCTGGAAACGGCCGGGAAGCTCCGCACCATCGTGCTCGACAAGACCGGCACCCTTACCCGAGGCCAGCCGGAGGTGACCGATTTCGAGCGGCTGGCCGGTGGCGTGCTACTTGCCGACACCCTGCTGGCGCTCACCGCAGCGCTGGAATCTCGCTCGGAGCATCCCCTGGCCGAAGCGATCACGACCTATGCCCGCAGCCAGTTGAAAGACAGTGAACTGCCTGCGGTGGAGGGCTTTGAGTCGGTGGCGGGCCGGGGCGTGCAGGGATCGATAGCCGGCCAGCAGGTGCGGGTCGGTACCCCCCGCTGGTTCAAGGAGCTCGGCATCGACACCGCCGCCCTAAAGCCCTTGGTGGAGCGTCTTGAGGCCGCCGCTTGCAGCGTGGCAGCCGTGGTTGTGGACGGGCGGATCGAGGCCTGCTTCGGCGTGGCCGATCCCCTCAAAGCGAGTTCAGCGGCCGCGGTGGCCGCCCTGCAGCGTCTGGGTTTGCAGGTGGTGATGCTCAGCGGCGATGCCCGCCGCACCGCCGAAGTGGTGGCCGACCAGGTGGGGATCGAGCGGGTAATCGCCGAAGTGCGCCCCGCCGACAAGTCCTCGGTGATTCGCAAGCTGCAGGAGCAGGGTGAGGGCCCAGTGGCGATGGTGGGCGACGGCATCAACGACGCCCCAGCTCTGGCCCAGGCCGATGTGGGCATCGCCATGGGCACCGGCACCGATGTGGCGATCGCCGCCAGCGACATCACCCTGATCTCCGGCAACCTGGCCGGCGTGCCGGCTGCGATCGAGCTCAGCCGCGCCGCGATGGCCAACATCCGCCAAAACCTGTTCTTCGCCTTCGCCTACAACGTGGCCGGCATCCCGATCGCCGCCGGCCTGCTGTTTCCCCTCACCGGCTGGTTGCTGAGCCCAATGATCGCCGGCGCCGCCATGGCCTTCAGCTCCTTGTCGGTGGTGAGCAATGCCCTGAGGCTGCGGAACTTCCGCCCGGCGCGCCTTCCTCTTGCAAATAACTGA
- a CDS encoding MerR family DNA-binding transcriptional regulator, translated as MAALQPPEVPAQKLQKIGAVAARLGVSVKTIRFYCDQGLLQPSGRSEGHYRLFDKSVDSDLALIRTLRGLELPLPTIKAVLEARRSGMCTCDNLQATIRGKAGEIEQRIVDLQSLHAELNGLLSTWQSCGGRPAQVSAGS; from the coding sequence GTGGCCGCACTACAGCCACCAGAGGTGCCGGCCCAGAAGCTCCAAAAGATCGGTGCGGTGGCTGCGCGTTTGGGCGTTTCGGTGAAGACGATCCGCTTCTATTGCGACCAGGGCCTGCTGCAGCCATCAGGCCGTAGTGAGGGGCACTACCGGCTCTTTGATAAGTCGGTTGACAGCGACCTTGCCCTGATCCGCACCCTGCGGGGGCTTGAGCTCCCTCTGCCCACAATCAAAGCCGTACTGGAGGCCCGCCGATCGGGGATGTGTACCTGCGACAACCTGCAGGCCACGATCCGTGGCAAGGCCGGCGAGATCGAGCAGCGGATTGTCGATTTGCAATCTCTCCATGCTGAGCTCAACGGACTGCTCAGCACTTGGCAGAGCTGCGGCGGCAGGCCAGCTCAAGTAAGTGCAGGCAGCTGA